The Candidatus Latescibacter sp. genome includes a window with the following:
- a CDS encoding two-component regulator propeller domain-containing protein encodes MSAWLKKGLTAALFMTAAGLYGCGSGPIDNTPSGPHALFTVFYDTDGLANSYINDLAVDYSRNGLWIATWGGISFYSFRDSSFTTYGAASDIPNTRVTSLAINRGTVWAGTISGVSTFADSAWDSLPDMSVLANTFINTIAVMTDNSLWFGTRGGVSRMTSAGSWSSFSITNGLSANNVTSAASDAGGKIWVGTFYGVNVFDGAHWSSLENTPPGAAVQAIYRDSSGTMWVGTANGIASFQGNSVTLWNTSKGLPSNGINEFAEDFNHVLWVATDTGAAFFTGTGWTKLPLPDVAAGIPVNTVTSDSKTLSLWFGTNIGLVRYQVK; translated from the coding sequence ATGAGTGCCTGGCTGAAAAAAGGATTGACCGCCGCGCTTTTCATGACAGCGGCGGGGCTGTACGGATGCGGCTCAGGCCCTATCGATAACACACCGAGCGGTCCGCATGCTCTCTTTACCGTTTTCTACGACACTGACGGGCTGGCAAACAGCTACATAAACGATCTTGCTGTAGATTACTCCCGCAACGGCCTCTGGATAGCAACCTGGGGAGGGATCTCTTTCTATTCATTCAGGGATTCCAGTTTCACCACATACGGCGCGGCAAGCGACATTCCCAATACCCGGGTCACCTCGCTGGCAATTAACCGTGGAACAGTCTGGGCGGGAACGATATCCGGAGTATCAACGTTTGCCGATTCCGCCTGGGATTCTCTGCCGGATATGAGCGTTCTGGCTAATACATTCATCAACACGATCGCCGTCATGACGGATAATTCCCTTTGGTTCGGGACCAGGGGAGGAGTAAGCCGGATGACTTCCGCCGGAAGCTGGAGCTCTTTTTCCATAACGAACGGCCTTTCCGCCAATAATGTCACATCGGCCGCCAGTGACGCCGGGGGTAAAATCTGGGTAGGGACCTTTTATGGAGTGAATGTTTTCGATGGCGCACACTGGTCTTCTCTTGAAAACACCCCGCCCGGCGCTGCCGTCCAGGCAATATACCGGGACAGCTCAGGTACTATGTGGGTAGGTACTGCCAACGGCATTGCCTCTTTTCAAGGCAATAGTGTTACTTTATGGAATACTTCCAAAGGCCTGCCTTCCAACGGCATCAACGAATTCGCGGAAGATTTCAACCATGTCTTATGGGTGGCGACTGATACAGGAGCAGCTTTCTTCACCGGAACCGGCTGGACGAAGCTTCCGCTTCCCGATGTGGCAGCCGGCATACCGGTAAACACAGTGACCTCAGATTCTAAAACTCTTTCCCTCTGGTTCGGAACCAACATCGGCCTGGTGCGCTATCAGGTGAAATAG
- a CDS encoding MBL fold metallo-hydrolase, with amino-acid sequence MKICLLGSGSKGNCLYMESHGAAVIIDQGFSHIEVMSRLASRGLDEGRIRGILLTHEHEDHIRGAGITARKLGIPVYATPGTLSGRKNIFTGEESLIPIESGRSFKIGALEFHPFSVSHDARDPVQYCISSGNTKVSVATDLGYVSTLVEQRLRGSHLVVVESNHDVEMLKKGSYPWELKQRILSRTGHLSNRNAAELLFNLCREEPLQAVLAHLSEENNRADIAEREVIDLFERYDCRLRSLLVALQQEATPVFEL; translated from the coding sequence GTGAAAATCTGTCTTCTGGGCAGCGGCTCGAAAGGCAACTGCCTGTATATGGAAAGCCACGGCGCCGCAGTCATCATCGACCAGGGATTCTCCCATATCGAGGTCATGAGCAGGCTGGCTTCGCGCGGTCTCGATGAAGGGCGCATCCGGGGAATCCTGCTTACTCATGAACACGAAGACCACATCCGGGGCGCCGGAATAACCGCCCGGAAGCTCGGCATTCCGGTGTACGCCACACCCGGAACCCTTTCCGGAAGAAAGAATATCTTCACCGGGGAGGAATCCCTCATCCCCATCGAAAGCGGGAGGAGCTTCAAAATCGGCGCGCTCGAGTTCCATCCATTCAGCGTCTCACATGACGCCCGTGACCCGGTGCAGTACTGCATTTCCTCCGGAAATACCAAAGTGTCGGTCGCCACTGACCTGGGGTATGTTTCCACCCTGGTGGAACAGCGCCTGCGCGGTTCCCATCTGGTGGTCGTAGAATCGAATCATGATGTGGAGATGCTGAAAAAGGGGTCCTATCCCTGGGAGCTGAAGCAGCGTATTCTCAGCAGAACCGGTCATCTCTCCAACCGTAATGCTGCAGAACTCCTGTTTAATCTGTGCCGGGAGGAACCGTTGCAGGCGGTTCTTGCTCACCTATCCGAAGAAAACAACCGCGCCGATATAGCCGAAAGGGAAGTCATCGATTTGTTCGAGCGCTACGACTGCCGTCTCCGTTCCCTCCTGGTGGCTCTCCAGCAGGAAGCCACACCGGTTTTCGAGCTGTAG
- a CDS encoding sigma-54 dependent transcriptional regulator, protein MERSKRVLVVDNDRAVRWVIEKALTDEGYIVDLAGDGKTALDMISQTPYALVVMDVKMPVMDGITALQHIRELSDPPETIVITAHSSMENTVEAMKFGAFDHVVKPFDIDEVIHLAKRAIEKYLDRGDPAKPSEIQDSERIVGSSPVMRELYKLLGRVASTSTSVLITGETGTGKDLFARAIHHHSARRNGPFITVNCASIPGELLESELFGHEKGAFTGATGIRIGKCELARGGTLFLDEIGAMRLDLQAKLLTFLQRNDFERVGSSQTIHVDVRVIAATNADLKDLTARGLFREDLYYRLIVVPIIIPPLRERKEDIPDLARYFVDRFNAKYGLHFKLTPELIHALEEKDWPGNVREMENRIHRMVVLQSDRLYEDEILSLEFPAIHGMDTLDQVTEGLMESKTADLLEKAYSIIEKPLLSKLMLRVGDNQSEAARRLGVSRNTLRKLLAKHGMLF, encoded by the coding sequence TTGGAACGCAGCAAACGAGTTCTGGTAGTTGATAACGATCGGGCCGTACGCTGGGTGATCGAGAAAGCGCTGACCGACGAGGGATATATCGTGGATTTGGCGGGAGACGGCAAAACCGCGCTCGACATGATCTCACAAACGCCGTACGCCCTGGTGGTCATGGATGTCAAGATGCCGGTAATGGACGGTATCACTGCCCTCCAACATATTCGTGAGCTGTCCGATCCTCCGGAGACCATTGTCATCACCGCCCATTCGAGCATGGAAAACACGGTAGAAGCCATGAAGTTTGGCGCGTTCGATCATGTGGTGAAACCGTTCGATATCGATGAAGTGATTCATCTGGCAAAGCGCGCCATTGAAAAATACCTCGACCGTGGGGATCCTGCCAAGCCTTCTGAAATCCAGGATTCCGAAAGGATTGTCGGCAGCTCACCGGTCATGCGGGAACTCTACAAGCTGCTCGGAAGGGTGGCGTCCACCTCAACCTCTGTGCTTATCACCGGGGAAACTGGCACAGGCAAGGATTTGTTCGCCCGGGCGATCCACCATCATTCCGCACGCCGTAACGGCCCCTTTATTACTGTAAACTGCGCTTCCATCCCCGGCGAGCTTCTCGAAAGCGAGCTTTTCGGTCATGAAAAAGGGGCGTTTACCGGCGCGACCGGCATCCGTATAGGGAAGTGCGAGCTTGCCCGGGGCGGCACACTTTTCCTGGATGAAATCGGAGCAATGCGCCTCGACCTGCAGGCCAAGCTCCTGACCTTTCTCCAGCGGAACGACTTTGAGCGCGTCGGTTCTTCGCAAACCATCCATGTGGATGTCCGGGTGATCGCGGCAACGAACGCCGATCTAAAGGATTTGACCGCGCGGGGGCTCTTCCGTGAGGATCTTTATTACCGGCTGATAGTAGTACCTATCATTATACCGCCGCTGCGGGAGAGAAAGGAAGACATTCCCGATCTCGCCCGGTATTTTGTCGACCGTTTTAACGCAAAGTACGGGCTGCATTTTAAGCTCACACCGGAGCTTATCCATGCTCTGGAGGAAAAAGACTGGCCGGGGAATGTGCGAGAGATGGAAAACAGAATCCATCGCATGGTGGTTCTCCAGTCGGACAGGCTTTATGAAGATGAAATCCTTTCCCTTGAATTTCCCGCAATTCATGGCATGGATACCCTTGACCAGGTGACCGAAGGACTGATGGAAAGCAAAACCGCCGATCTCCTCGAAAAAGCCTATTCCATTATTGAAAAACCTCTGCTTTCGAAACTGATGCTCAGGGTGGGAGACAACCAGAGCGAAGCCGCCAGAAGGCTCGGCGTCTCTCGAAATACCTTGCGCAAGCTTCTTGCCAAACATGGCATGCTCTTCTGA